The genomic stretch TTGCTCAAGCTGCGAAAGCCAGAGATGAAACCGCGGTAACGATTGTTGGGACAATTGTACGTCAACTTAAACATGAACATTATGAGCTGAAAGACCAGAGCGGTACGATTGTGGTTGAGATTGATGATGATATCGCTGGCCCTGCTCAACTCAAACCAGGGAGTAAAGTTCGTGTGATTGGTGAAGTGGATACACACCGCTATAGAGCAACTGATATTGATGTTGTGCGGGTTGAATTTCTGTAATTGGCTTTTAGAAGCTGAGTCAAGTTAGATATTTAACAACAATTCTTAGATCATAAACAAAAATAAACGCCAAGCTTGGCGTTTATTTTTATAGACGATTAACGGGTTTAAAATATTAAGCGTCTAATGCCTCGTCAAGTTCTTCAGTTTTTTTATCTTCTGGTTCAGCTTGTGCCGTGGTTAATAATTTCTCACGAATCATGCGGTCAAGATCTTGAGCAATTTGTGTGTGTTCCTCTAAATGACGAATCACATTGTTTTTACCTTGTCCGATTTTACTTCCTTGATATGAGTACCAAGCACCAGCTTTTTGTACCAGTTCTTGCTGTACCGCAAGGTCAACCAATTCACCAAGCTGATTGGTGCCTTTGCCGTAAAGGATTTGGAACAGTGCTTCTCTAAATGGAGGCGCCATTTTATTTTTAACGACTTTTACGCGGGTTTCAGAACCAACAATTTCATCGCCTTCTTTCACTTGACCAATACGACGAATATCTAAACGGACTGAAGCATAGAATTTTAGTGCGTTACCACCAGTTGTCGTTTCTGGGCTACCAAACATCACACCAATTTTCATACGAATTTGGTTAATGAAGATCACCATACAATTTGAACGTTTGGCATTACCCGTAATTTTACGTAGGGCTTGGCTCATTAAGCGTGCTTGTAGGCCCATATGCGAATCACCCATTTCGCCTTCAATCTCAGCGCGTGGGGTTAAGGCTGCAACGGAGTCGACAACGATCATGTCAACTGCACCAGAACGAACCAGCATATCTGCAATTTCAAGTGCTTGCTCACCGTGGTCAGGCTGCGATACCAAGAGATTGTCGATATCAACGCCCAGTTTGCGTGCGTATTGTGGATCTAAAGCATGTTCTGCATCGATAAATGCACAGGTGCCGCCAGCTTTTTGACATTGCGCAATGGCTTGTAATGTCATTGTGGTTTTACCCGAAGATTCTGGACCATAAATTTCAACAATACGGCCTTTAGGTAAACCACCGATTCCTAAGGCAATATCTAAGGTCAGAGAGCCTGTTGACACCACCTCAACAGCTTGAACGGTATTATCACCCAAGCGCATGACTGTATTTTTACCAAATTGTTTTTCAATTTGACTGAGCGCAGCTGTGAGTGCTTTACTTTTGTTCTCATCCATCTTTCTAACCTCAAGACTATCTAATTTCATTCAATATATAAGTGGATGTCTTTCATTAATGCTTTAAGTCCACGGCAATTATAGTGACAGAAAAGCCCAAGCGATTCTATCTGTATTTTTAGTTCAGCGACAAGGCTTGTCGCAGTAACTTAGTCATGATCAGGAGACCAGTTTTGTTCAAAGGATTGATCATTTTGTTGTTTAAACTTACTGATATCACGCCGATCTTTTTTACTGGGGCGATGTTCAGGGCGCGCTAAATTATGCAGCTTTCGTTGGGTGGAAAGCAACTCACGACGCTCAATACTCGCCTCAGTTTCACTATAAAGTTGTTGTGCAACCGGTGCAGGTCCGCGATTATTTGACAGTGCGAGTATCAAAATAGTTTTCTTATCAAAGCCTTGCTGGATGGTTAACTCCATCCCGACACGAACCTCTCTGGAGACTTTGACTCGATCACTATTGTGATGCACTTTACCGCCTTCAATGGCTGCTTTAGAGAGTGAGCGTGTTTTAAAGAATCGGGCAGCCCACAACCATTTATCGACACGCATGGATTCGAGGGGGCATTGTTCAGGCTGTTTTGACATTGGCTTCCTTCGTTGATGATGGGGATAAGTTGATTTTGCTTAAATAGGGAAGCAGCTCTGTGAGTACTTGAATACTCGGGTAATTTAATTCAGCAGCATCGCGTGGTTTCTGTATGCTTGAGGGCTGAATAATCGTGACCAAATGTTGTAATCCAAATTTTTGGGCAGCATCTAATACTGGAGCAGTATCATCAACGAACACAACCTCATTAGGATTAAAAGGGTGCTGTTGTTGTAATAACTGCCAAAAGGCTTGCTCCTCTTTGGCGTGCGCCAATTGTTCACTGCTGACGATCACTTCAAAATAATCTTTAATCTTCATTAATTTGAGTTTGAACGTTAGGCTTGCAACATCTGCATTGGTCACGAGCCAACAACGATAGCCTTGGGCTTGTAGTTGTTGTAAAAGTTCGATGCAGCCTGGACGCGTATTCACTCGATCACAATGATCATACTGCAATTGCAGCACATCAACACCGACTTTTTCGGTCCAATATTTGGATGAATACCAAGCAAGGGTATGTTTGTGCTGCTGATAAAAACTGCCTAAGATTTTTTGGCTTTGCTCGAGTGTACATTGGTGCGTTTGTGCATGGCGAATTGGAAGTTGTTGGTTCCAGATCAGATCGTCAAAGGCTAGATCGAGGAGAGTGCCGTCCATATCGAACATAATGATGGGCAGGGTCATTCAAAAATCCTTAATGTTTTTAAAGTCTAATAATATGTGACTCAATTTGTCATTATTATTGAGCTTAATCCTAAATAGTCAAATTAAATCACTTTTAATAACGTTAATTTAAAATAAGACGATTTAGAGTCGTAAAAAATATGTACAGATCTGTGTACATCTTAGACATAATACAATCAGCACCGATTCGGGACTATTTTTTTGTTATGGTGGCGTCAATTATTGGGAGTTGTTATGCAAGTAAGGAAAATAATATTGACGGTCTGCCTCGGTGCAATGTCGCTATCGCATGCTCATGCTGGATTTAATTTTTTAAATAGAATGATTATGGGGAAGAATGGCATTACACCCACCGATGAATCCTTTGAAATAAATTGGTATCAGCCTGAATGGATACAGTCACCAAAACCTGAAATTAGCCGAGAAGATTTCTATTATCTTCGCAATGTGATTGGACAAGATTTTTATTTTGCAGAAATTGAATTTCAAGTCGATGTCCAAGGTAATGTCGTTGATGCCAAAATATTGAGCAGCAACGGGGTTACTTTTAAAAACCAAGAAATTTTAAGGGCGGCACTGGCTGCTAAGGTCAAGCCGAAGTTTAAACAAGGCACTGTATTTCCATTTACCTTTAAGGCACCATTTTATTTTTCACATTAAGCCGTTTATTGAGATTTATATCTGGGATATTTAGCCTTTCTTAAAAACTTGCCAATAATGGTGATGCGGGTGCTCAGTTTGAGTTAGGGCAAATGTATTTTGGTGGACATGGGGGTGAGCCAAGACGATGAGGTCGCCTTTACACACTTTGGAGATACAAATCATGGATCGCAATTGCGGTCCTTATTTTTACCAATTTTTGGATGTCAGCAAAAGATTCAAAAGCTAAATGATGATCAGAAGAGAGAGTTAATCAAAGCACAAGATAAGGCTAACCAAGCCAGTGCCGACTATGAAAAACTTAAATCAGAACAGCGAGTGAAAAATAAAGTCGTTATTAAAGAAGTGCAAAAAATCATTGATAGGCCTGTATATCGCAACATCTGTATTGATGCTGACGGGGTGTCAGCAATCAACAGTCTCATCCCCAAAAATACCAGATAATTTACTTGTATCTTATGCTGATTTGCAGGAACTAGAGCGAGGACTGGGTAGTGATTTAATGCTGTGGTCTGTGGACACTGTGATTCAATATAACCAATGTCAGATGAAACATGGTGTTATTGTGAAAGCCCTCGAGTGAGAGCGAATACCCACTCTATTTTAGATTTTTAGCTAGGGGCTCTTTCTTTGCATAAATATACTCAATTAGATAGTATAAAAGTGGGAAATATAATTGATTATTTGGACAAAGTGAATGGAAAAGGGTAGTTATATGCGTAATGGTTTGGTGATTCACTCAATTGGGTTTGCTTTTATGTTTGCAATATCCCTATCTACGACTCAAACTTATGCGCAATATGAAAGAGTAGAACCAATAACACAGAGTGAGTTTAAGGAAAGAGCTCATAAAATATTAAAATTCAATGCTGATAGAGCCCCGTGGGTTGGTAAAAGTGTTGATGATCTGGTTTTAGCTTGGGGTGGACCAACCAATACATACAATAGAGCTGATGGTGGCCGCCATGTCACTTACCGAGAGCGAACTTATTATAAGTATTCCATGCTGGGTTCAGTATCACGGTACTGTGACACACTATTCGTTAGTAATGCAAAAGGGATTATTCAATCTTGGCAAGCATCCGGAAGTTGCGATACGTTAGAGAGTATGAAACAAGAATTAAAAAATAGATATAATTAGCCTATCCAGAATATCTCCGATTTTTATATCAGCACTAAACCAGCACTGTCTAGATTTTTGACTAAGCTGGTTTCAGTGATAAAACCATGTGCAAATACAAGCGACCCAAAGCTCAATTTTGGCTAAATTACTAATCTGTCAACCAAGATTTATGGCTAAAAATAGGATTTGTCAACTAAATAAAAATAGATGACGACATAGTGGTGTTTGAAGTTGGTTTGATGTCAGACCCAAATAGTCGTAATAAGGGTGTTTTTAATTATGGATAACGACCCATCTACACCAAAAAAGCACCAATTAGATATAACATATTGATTTATAAAATTAAAATAAACCGTCCAAATGTTGGAGATAAGATCACTGTAAAAATTACCACTGAAGCATCGGTTAGGAAATAAGTCTTTAAAATACAATAACCTGTATGAGTCAGACCTAAGGCTTATGCGGGTTTTTTATCATCTACACTTTGGTGAGTGGTGAATATGTAGAAACATTTGCATTAAACTGTAGTAAAAGCAGCTGATGCAGAGCGAATTGATAAAGAATGATTGGGTTGGACGTAACCAAAGTAAATTGAAAATATAAAGAATGATTGAAGTGTGATAAGCAGTATTGAGGAAATATTACCCATAAAGTGGTTAGATTTACATAAAAAGTTTTATTCGATACGGCAAGCTTTATATTTCAACCTAAGTTGTTGAATTTATTTTAAATATTAAATTAATATGGCATGGGTTTTTATGGTATTTAAGCTGAGAAAACTCAAAATTAAATGTAGGTTTCTTCAATTATAGGTTTCTATTAACAACTAATTTGCTTAGGGATTATTGTCAACCACCATACTATAGGGTACTATACTATTTATCGCATTAAGGAGTTACTTTTATGCCAAACGAAATTGAAGATAAAAAAAAGATTCTGACACGCGTCAGGCGAATCAAAGGTCAAGCTGAAGCGATCGAAAAAGCGCTAGAAAGTAATGTGGAATGTCACGCGATTCTGCAGCAAATATGTTCTGTACGTGGTGCCATTAATGGTCTAATGAATGAGATGCTAGAGGTTCATTTAAAAGACACGCTGGTATCTGGTGAAACGACAGAACAACAACGAAGCAAAGAACTTGCTGAAATAGCAAAGATTCTAAAGTCATATTTAAAATAGATTGGTATAAGGAAAAATTCTATGAAGTCACGTGCTGCCGTCGCATTTGGTCCTGGCGAACCCCTTCAAATTATTGATGTTGATGTTGAACCACCGAAAAAAGGGGAAGTATTAATTAAAATTTCCCATACTGGTGTATGTCATACAGACGCTTTCACCTTATCTGGTGATGATCCTGAAGGCGTTTTCCCTGTCATTTTAGGCCATGAAGGTGCTGGCGTTGTTGTGGAAGTTGGTGAAGGTGTGACGAGCGTCAAGCCTGGTGACCATGTTATTCCACTTTATACTGCTGAATGTGGCGAGTGCCTATTCTGTAAATCTGGAAAATCCAACCTCTGTATTGCTGTTCGTGAAACGCAAGGTAAAGGTTTGATGCCAGACGGTACAACGCGCTTTTCTTATAACGGTCAACCCATTTACCACTATATGGGATGTTCAACTTTTAGTGAATATACTGTGGTTGCAGAAGTATCCTTGGCTAAAATTAACCCTGAAGCCAATCATGAGCAGGTATGCCTGCTGGGCTGTGGTGTAACAACGGGTATTGGTGCGGTACACAACACCGCTAAAGTACAAGAAGGTGATAGTGTTGCAGTCTTTGGTTTAGGCGGTATTGGCCTTGCAGTGGTACAAGGTGCACGGCAAGCCAAGGCTGGGCGCATTATTGTAGTCGACATGAATCCTGAAAAGTTTGAACTCGCAAAAACCTTTGGTGCAACGGATTTCTTAAATCCTAAAGATTATGATAAACCAATCGAGCAAGTGATCGTTGAAATGACAGGTTGGGGAGTGGATCATTCATTTGAGTGTATTGGTAACGTGAATGTGATGCGTTCGGCACTTGAATCTGCACACCGTGGTTGGGGGCAGTCCGTGATTATTGGGGTGGCAGGTGCTGGCAAGGAAATCTCTACCCGCCCGTTCCAGCTCGTAACCGGTCGTAAATGGCTAGGCTCTGCCTTTGGTGGAGTGAAAGGTCGTTCTCAGCTTCCAGGAATGGTAGAAGATGCAATGAAAGGCGAGATTCAACTCGAACCTTTTGTAACGCATACCATGGGCTTGGACCAAATCAATGAAGCATTTGATTTAATGCATGAAGGCAAATCTATTCGTACCGTTATTCATTACGAGTAATTTTATTCTAAATCAATCTTTTCCATGCACACGAGAAGCTTTGTGTGCATGGCGATATTTGCTACAGCGCAGCATCGATTAAGCAGCTCTACAGGGGTAATTGGTTATGGAAATAATGGAAAGACACGCTTCATTTGCAGGATGGCAAGAAGTGTATCGTCATCAGTCAACGACCTTAAACTGTCTAATGAATTTCTCAATCTATATTCCGCCTCATGTTGAAGGTGAGAAATTACCGGTTTTATACTGGTTATCAGGATTGACTTGCAATGAACAAAACTTTATCACCAAAGCAGGAGCACAAAAGTATGCTGCTGAACATCAGGTAATTATTGTTGCGCCTGACACAAGCCCACGTGGTGATGGTGTTGCCGACGACGCGGCTTATGATTTGGGGCAGGGTGCTGGTTTTTATGTCAATGCTACTCAAGTACCTTGGTCAGAACACTATAAAATGTATGACTATATTGTCTATGAGCTAAGAACTTTAATCGAGAGTAATTTCCCGACAAATAAAGTGCAAAGCATTATGGGGCATAGTGCTGGTGGGCATGGGGCATTAGTGATTGGGTTAAGAAATCCTGAGATATATCAGAGTATTTCTGCTTTCTCTCCAATTGTTGCACCTTCTCAAGTGCCTTGGGGTAACAAAGCATTTACCGCTTATCTTGGTGCAGATCAGGCTTTATGGTCTAACTATGATGCCGTTGAGTTAATCAAATCAAGTGCGGTGAAGATACCTATTTTAATTGATCAGGGAACTGCAGATTCTTTTTTGGAAGCGCAATTAAAGCCTGAACTCTTAGCAAATGTTTGCCGTGATAAAGAATATCCGATCTCTTTGAATATGAGAGATGGATATGATCACAGCTATTATTTTATAGCGAGTTTTATCGCAGAACACATAGAATTTCACTGTAAATACTTGGCAAGCCAAGCTTAAAAAGCACTTTTTATGATGTGTGAATCAAACAAAACAGTTTTTTGAAACGTTGAAAATGATAAGCGCATATAAGTACTTTAGAGAAAAACGGTTCAGTCTAAGTGAGCATACGTGTAGAGCCCATCATAAGATGGGCTTTTGGTATTTTCAGCATCGCATATGAACCATTAACACGGCTACTGCCATGGAACTATGAGCCGAGTAAAAGTAGGCTATATCAGTTGTTTATACCTTTTAGCGTACGCTATAAACATTGAAAAAAGTCCTACTCTTTAAAGGTCTCATTTAATGCCTGTTGTACGGCATCAACCCGGGTTTTACAGGCTTGATAGGCAGACATTGATTCCTCAACAATTTTCATTAAATTGTCAATGTCAGGCTCTTCTTGATTATCTAGCAATTCGGCATTCTTTTTGAGAATGTCATAGCCCTGTTTAAAGCTGATTTCTTTTTTAGTCATTGCGATTTACCTGTATGACATTGGCTTCAATCGTACCATCCTGCAATTCAATTTGGATGTTATCGGCTGAAAGTTGTTGAATGGAACGAATGGCTTTGCCTTGGTGACGCACAATCGCGTAGCCTTTGGCCATCACATGCCTTGGATTTTGTAGTAGCGTTTCACGCATCAGTGACTCAAGTTGAGTCGTCGCCATTCTGATTTGCTGTTGTGCGAGATAGTGCGTTGTCCCTTTAATCAAATCGAGGGTTTTATGACTCTCTTGAATTTGAGTATGTGCCAAGGTCTTAATCACTTGCAGGTATTGATCGTTTTGGCTTTGATAAGCGGTAATTTGATGTTGAGACAGAAGTTTGATTTTCTGTAATGCTTCAAGTACTTCCTGACTGCGTTCAACGATCAAATTGCGAATCCCGCCAATGACTTTGCTGGGGGTGTCAAAGGAGCGGTTGGCGACTTCATCGAGGATGGTGCGGTCTTTTTCATGACCGATCCCAACCCAAATGGGGACTGAGCGCTTACACAGCAAGGCCGCGAGATTGTAGTCGTTTAGATAAGCCAGATCATTCACCGCACCGCCACCACGAATCAGGACAATCAAATCTGGCGCTGTAGCAAATGTTGCAGCCCACTGACGTAAGGCAAGGCTAAGTGATTCTGTAATGCTATCTGCAGCAGTATTGCCCTGAAAGGTTGCTGTGTGATAGCGAAAGTGGCAAACACCAGCATGCGCTAAGGCATCGGCATCTTTTTTAAAGTCCCCCAAGCCTGCTGCATTTTCTGGCGCAATCACCAATACATTTTGAATATCAAAGGGGATTGGCAAGGATTTATTTTTATTGAGTAAGCCTTCGGTATCCAGTCTTGTTAGTATTTGTTGATAGCGCCGTGCAATATCACCGAGTGTATAACTTGAATCAATTGCTTCAATGGTGACTGAAAAGCCATATTGAGGATCGAAGCGGGCTTTGACTTTAATCAGGACATTTAAATCCTTGGACAGTTCAATACCGCTTTCGCGTTCAAATTTTAAGATGATTTTGGCCGCAGAAAATTTCCAAATCATGGCTTTGCAGCTGGCAATAACTTTGTCGGTATCTTCGTCTTTTTCCGCCAGTTCTAAATAATAATGGCCAGCTTTGATATTGAGATTGCGAATTTCTGCTTTGACCCAAACTGGCTCATTAAACGCGACGTGGATAATTTCCTGAACGGTAGAGAGATATTCGCTTAATGAAAGCTGAAATTCAGACATAAAATAAAGTGAAAATTTAAATTAACAAAATAGTATACGGCTCAGTACGGAAAGGCAATCAACGCTGTTTAATGTGCCATGCAAATCGCATGATCAATTGATCTCATGGCTTAACGATATTATGCATGTCATTCGATTAATTCACTGTTAAACCATTTAAATAGTTTTCAAATATTTCACAAGCAGGTTGTATTAAGGCTTTCCCAAAAGCCCGATTATCAGCACGGAGTTGTGCAATATTAATTTTGGATTGGCGTAACTCACAGCTATGGCCAATAAACCATTTTTCTAGGCCGAGATAATCAACTTCTAAATGAAATTGTAATGCCAAAATTTGCTGGCCAATTTGGAAGGCTTGATGCGGATAATGTTCACTGCTGGCCAAAAGTGTTGCATGTTCAGGTAAATCAAAGGTATCGCCATGCCAGTGTAAGACTGATACTGATTTAAGTGGGGCAAGAATATTGTGCGGTGATGGTGTTAGTTCTAATTCACTCCAACCAATTTCTGCTACATGACCAGGATAAACCTTGGCACCCAAAGCCATGGCTATCAATTGTGCACCAAGGCAAATTCCAAAGGTGGGTTTGTTTTGCGCTAGGCGTTGTTTTAATTGTTCAAGCTCGGTATTTAGAAAGGGGAAGTCCTGCGTATCATAGGCAGAAATGGGACCTCCTAAAATCATCAAGAGTCCCTCAAAATTAAATGCTGGCGCGAGATCGTCGACGCCTGCTTCAAAATAACGCACACGAAATCCAAGTTCATATAAGCGATCTTCAAAAATACCGAGATCTTCAAAAGCCACGTGTTGAATAGCATAGATCGTTTTAGGGAGTGTTGAATGAGAGAGGCTCATAAGAAGTGATTGCTTTGTGAGTGAATGATTTAATGTAACCGAAAATACCAGCTGAGTGAATACGCGTAAACTGAAATTTTATGGATCTAGTCAAAATAAAGCATATTTACGATATTGAGTTAAGCGTTATATGGCTTTAAAGCCTGTACTAAATATTCTCAGTATATATTTTATTTAAATTTAACGTACGTCAAGATTGGTTGTTAAAAACAAAAAGCGAACCGAAGTTCGCCTTGTGCTGTATCTGTTTTAATCGACTAAATGAGTGAGTACTCGCTTAGAAGAAGCCCATTGCTTTGGTTGAGTAGCTCACCAACAGGTTTTTGGTTTGTTGATAATGATCAAGCATCATTTTGTGATTCTCACGACCAATACCTGATTTTTTATAACCGCCAAATGCCGCATGTGCAGGGTAGATGTGGTAGCAGTTGGTCCAAACGCGACCAGCTTCAATCGCACGACCCGCACGATAAGAGGTGTGCGCAGAACGAGACCAAACACCAGCACCTAGACCATACATGGTGTCATTGGCAATGCGGATTGCATCATCATAATCTTTGAAGGTTGTTACAGAAAGCACAGGTCCGAAAATTTCCTCTTGGAAAATCTTCATTTCATTGGTGCCTCTAAACACGGTCGGTTCGATATAGAAACCACCACCAACGTCTTGACGTTCGCCACCACCAGTGAGTACTTGCGCGCCTTCAGCACGGCCAGTTGCGATGCAGCCCAAAATTTTGTCTTGCTGTTGTTGTGACGCTTGTGCACCAATCATCGTTGTTGTATCAAGCGGGTGACCTGTTTTGATACGTTTAACGCGTTCAATGGCTTTTTCCAAGAATTTGTCAGCAATACTTTCTTGAACAAGTGCACGAGATGGGCAAGTACAAACTTCACCTTGGTTCAAGGCAAACATTGCAAAACCTTCTAAAGCTTTGTCTAAGTAGTCATCATCTTGATCCATTACATCTTCAAAGAAGATGTTTGGCGATTTACCACCCAATTCTAATGTCACTGGAATAATGTTTTCAGTCGCATATTCCATGATCATTTGACCGACTTTGGTTGAACCCGTAAATGCGATTTTTGCAATACGTGGATTGGTTGCCAATGGGCGACCCACTTCAACACCGAAACCATTGACGATGTTTAAAACGCCCGGTGGCAGGATGTCTTGGATTAATTCAGCCAATACTAAAATGCTGACTGGAGTTTGTTCAGCTGGTTTAAGCACGATACAGTTACCAGCTGCAAGTGCAGGAGCCAATTTCCATGCTGCCATCAAGATTGGAAAGTTCCAAGGAATAATCTGTCCAACAACACCCAAAGGCTCGTGGAAATGATAGGCAATAGTATCTTTGTCAATTTCAGAGATACCGCCTTCTTGAGCGCGGATGCAGCCTGCAAAATAGCGGAAATGATCAATGGTTAATGGAATATCAGCAGCCAAGGTTTCACGAATTGGTTTACCGTTATCCCAAGTTTCAGCCACAGCCAAGGTTTCTAAATTGGCTTCAAGACGATCAGCAATTTTTAATAAGATGTTTGAGCGTTCTGTTGGAGAGCTTTGTCCCCAAGTTGCTTTGGCTTTATGCGCTGCATCAAGTGCAAGTTCGATATCTTCAGCCGATGAGCGAGATACTTTGGTAAATACTTTACCGTCTACAGGTGAACTATTTTCAAAGTATTGTCCTTTTACAGGTGCAACCCATTGGCCACCAATAAAGTTATCATACTGTGCTTTAAACTGGACTTTAGAGCCAGGTTGATTCGGATCTACATAACGCATAAGAATGTCCTTTTACTTATTTTTCCAAATAAAATATAGATATAGTAATGGCCTGTTGGCCACCCCATCCATTGTAATTCGAGCATATAAGTCTTAAGGTTGGAGAAAGGTAGGCGGTTTTCTGTGGTATTTTTGGTCAGATTGTAATTTTAAGCATTCATTTTTTTAAGTGATTGGTCTAAAGTGAAGGTTAATTCAATCTAAGGTTTTGTTTAGGCGAAAAGCTTTGATATAACTGTTAGTCACTACGACGTATATTAATTCATTTGAAAAGTAGGCTTATTATAAATAATCTCAACTTGAAAATGCCACAACAAGCCATAAGGATATGAATATGTTGAGCAAACATGAGTTATTACAAAAACGCCATGAGATTGAAGTCTTACGCGAAAATAGTAATTTTTCTTTAAGGCAATCAGATCAACACGATCAAAGTATTCATAGTTCTTGGCAACGTTCCAAGCTTGCTTCCATCCCGGTAGAGCGAGAAGCAGCCCCCTTACTCGGTTCGACCACACAACAGCCCAGTGCGCTGCAAATGGCGCTGTCTCATTGTGAAAATGAGCTCAAACACATTGCACAGCAATCCGCCATGGTGGTTGCTGTTGGGGATGTGGGAAGTACGATTGTTTGGTCAGCCGCCAGTGGTCAAATGCGACAAGCTGCTGAACG from Acinetobacter pullicarnis encodes the following:
- a CDS encoding S-(hydroxymethyl)glutathione dehydrogenase/class III alcohol dehydrogenase, which codes for MKSRAAVAFGPGEPLQIIDVDVEPPKKGEVLIKISHTGVCHTDAFTLSGDDPEGVFPVILGHEGAGVVVEVGEGVTSVKPGDHVIPLYTAECGECLFCKSGKSNLCIAVRETQGKGLMPDGTTRFSYNGQPIYHYMGCSTFSEYTVVAEVSLAKINPEANHEQVCLLGCGVTTGIGAVHNTAKVQEGDSVAVFGLGGIGLAVVQGARQAKAGRIIVVDMNPEKFELAKTFGATDFLNPKDYDKPIEQVIVEMTGWGVDHSFECIGNVNVMRSALESAHRGWGQSVIIGVAGAGKEISTRPFQLVTGRKWLGSAFGGVKGRSQLPGMVEDAMKGEIQLEPFVTHTMGLDQINEAFDLMHEGKSIRTVIHYE
- the xseB gene encoding exodeoxyribonuclease VII small subunit produces the protein MTKKEISFKQGYDILKKNAELLDNQEEPDIDNLMKIVEESMSAYQACKTRVDAVQQALNETFKE
- a CDS encoding glutamine amidotransferase — its product is MSLSHSTLPKTIYAIQHVAFEDLGIFEDRLYELGFRVRYFEAGVDDLAPAFNFEGLLMILGGPISAYDTQDFPFLNTELEQLKQRLAQNKPTFGICLGAQLIAMALGAKVYPGHVAEIGWSELELTPSPHNILAPLKSVSVLHWHGDTFDLPEHATLLASSEHYPHQAFQIGQQILALQFHLEVDYLGLEKWFIGHSCELRQSKINIAQLRADNRAFGKALIQPACEIFENYLNGLTVN
- a CDS encoding RNA-binding S4 domain-containing protein, which gives rise to MSKQPEQCPLESMRVDKWLWAARFFKTRSLSKAAIEGGKVHHNSDRVKVSREVRVGMELTIQQGFDKKTILILALSNNRGPAPVAQQLYSETEASIERRELLSTQRKLHNLARPEHRPSKKDRRDISKFKQQNDQSFEQNWSPDHD
- the fghA gene encoding S-formylglutathione hydrolase; translation: MEIMERHASFAGWQEVYRHQSTTLNCLMNFSIYIPPHVEGEKLPVLYWLSGLTCNEQNFITKAGAQKYAAEHQVIIVAPDTSPRGDGVADDAAYDLGQGAGFYVNATQVPWSEHYKMYDYIVYELRTLIESNFPTNKVQSIMGHSAGGHGALVIGLRNPEIYQSISAFSPIVAPSQVPWGNKAFTAYLGADQALWSNYDAVELIKSSAVKIPILIDQGTADSFLEAQLKPELLANVCRDKEYPISLNMRDGYDHSYYFIASFIAEHIEFHCKYLASQA
- the recA gene encoding recombinase RecA — protein: MDENKSKALTAALSQIEKQFGKNTVMRLGDNTVQAVEVVSTGSLTLDIALGIGGLPKGRIVEIYGPESSGKTTMTLQAIAQCQKAGGTCAFIDAEHALDPQYARKLGVDIDNLLVSQPDHGEQALEIADMLVRSGAVDMIVVDSVAALTPRAEIEGEMGDSHMGLQARLMSQALRKITGNAKRSNCMVIFINQIRMKIGVMFGSPETTTGGNALKFYASVRLDIRRIGQVKEGDEIVGSETRVKVVKNKMAPPFREALFQILYGKGTNQLGELVDLAVQQELVQKAGAWYSYQGSKIGQGKNNVIRHLEEHTQIAQDLDRMIREKLLTTAQAEPEDKKTEELDEALDA
- a CDS encoding energy transducer TonB family protein, whose protein sequence is MQVRKIILTVCLGAMSLSHAHAGFNFLNRMIMGKNGITPTDESFEINWYQPEWIQSPKPEISREDFYYLRNVIGQDFYFAEIEFQVDVQGNVVDAKILSSNGVTFKNQEILRAALAAKVKPKFKQGTVFPFTFKAPFYFSH
- the xseA gene encoding exodeoxyribonuclease VII large subunit — its product is MSEFQLSLSEYLSTVQEIIHVAFNEPVWVKAEIRNLNIKAGHYYLELAEKDEDTDKVIASCKAMIWKFSAAKIILKFERESGIELSKDLNVLIKVKARFDPQYGFSVTIEAIDSSYTLGDIARRYQQILTRLDTEGLLNKNKSLPIPFDIQNVLVIAPENAAGLGDFKKDADALAHAGVCHFRYHTATFQGNTAADSITESLSLALRQWAATFATAPDLIVLIRGGGAVNDLAYLNDYNLAALLCKRSVPIWVGIGHEKDRTILDEVANRSFDTPSKVIGGIRNLIVERSQEVLEALQKIKLLSQHQITAYQSQNDQYLQVIKTLAHTQIQESHKTLDLIKGTTHYLAQQQIRMATTQLESLMRETLLQNPRHVMAKGYAIVRHQGKAIRSIQQLSADNIQIELQDGTIEANVIQVNRND
- a CDS encoding HAD-IA family hydrolase: MTLPIIMFDMDGTLLDLAFDDLIWNQQLPIRHAQTHQCTLEQSQKILGSFYQQHKHTLAWYSSKYWTEKVGVDVLQLQYDHCDRVNTRPGCIELLQQLQAQGYRCWLVTNADVASLTFKLKLMKIKDYFEVIVSSEQLAHAKEEQAFWQLLQQQHPFNPNEVVFVDDTAPVLDAAQKFGLQHLVTIIQPSSIQKPRDAAELNYPSIQVLTELLPYLSKINLSPSSTKEANVKTA
- a CDS encoding NirD/YgiW/YdeI family stress tolerance protein, whose translation is MKIKPILLIVGLLTAVSTHVLAGHDDDQRVIAAAANNVITVAQAAKARDETAVTIVGTIVRQLKHEHYELKDQSGTIVVEIDDDIAGPAQLKPGSKVRVIGEVDTHRYRATDIDVVRVEFL
- a CDS encoding metal/formaldehyde-sensitive transcriptional repressor; the protein is MPNEIEDKKKILTRVRRIKGQAEAIEKALESNVECHAILQQICSVRGAINGLMNEMLEVHLKDTLVSGETTEQQRSKELAEIAKILKSYLK